Proteins encoded together in one Plasmodium vivax chromosome 6, whole genome shotgun sequence window:
- a CDS encoding cytochrome c oxidase copper chaperone, putative (encoded by transcript PVX_111430A), whose amino-acid sequence MGFFNWPSKNTSEEAKGGAAKKKICCVCLETKKLRDECIVKLGEEQCRKYIEDHNQCLRDEGFDVK is encoded by the coding sequence ATGGGCTTCTTTAACTGGCCGTCCAAAAACACCAGCGAAGAGGCCAAGGGAGGGgcggcgaagaagaaaatctGCTGCGTCTGCTTGGAAACCAAGAAACTGCGAGACGAGTGCATCGTCAAACTCGGAGAGGAGCAGTGCAGGAAGTACATTGAGGACCACAACCAGTGCTTGCGGGATGAGGGCTTCGACGTGAAGTGA